The DNA window CCGTCGTCGGGTTGCGGTCCAGCCCGCGCTGCGCGAGGCGCAGCAGGGCGGACACGCGGGCCAGCAGCTCGCGCGGGTCGAACGGCTTGTGCAGGTAGTCGTCGGCCCCCGCGTCGAAGCCGCGCAGCCGGTCCTCGATGTCGCTCTGCGCTGTGAGGATCAGCACCGGCAGGTGGGCGATGCGCAGGTCGGACTTGATCTCGCGGCACACCGCGAAGCCGTCGGGGGTGCCCATGCGGTAGTCCAGGATCACCAGGTCCGGCGCGTCGGCGCGCACCTCGGCGAGCGCCTGGGTGCCGTTGGTGGCCAGGCGCACGCGGTGCCCCCCGGCGCGCAGCACCTCGGCCACCATCTCCCGAAGCCCCGCGTCGTCGTCCGCGAAGAGGATCTCGCTCATCGCCCCCGTTCCCCGCGTGCCGCCATCATGTCGATCCGGTCTCTCTCCGCTCCTGGCGTCGTCCGCCGCCTCGCCCGCCCGTGGGCCGCCGCCGCGGCGCTGCTGTTGGCAGCCGCCGTGCCGCGGGTGGGGCAAGCACCGCGCCGCCCCAACGTAGCCCCTCCGCCGCCCCGTGTCACGCACCGCGCGCAGGACGCGGCGCTCGCGGCGCGCATCGACTCCATCGTCTCGCGCGGCCCGCTGGCGCGTGCGCACTGGGGCATCGAGGTGCGCGACGCCGCCACCGGCCGCGCGCTGTACCGCCGCGACGCGGACCGGCACTTCATGCCCGCGTCCAACCTCAAGCTCGTGGTGGCGGCCGCGGCGGCGCGCTACCTGGGTCCGGACTTCCGCTACCGCACCACCATCTACGGCACCGGGCCCGTGCGCGACGGCGTGCTGCACGGCGACCTGGTGCTCTACGGACGCGGCGATCCCACCATCTCCGGGCGCTACGAGGCGCGCCGCACGTCCATCTTCGAGGCGCTGGCGGACTCGCTCGCGGCGCGAGGAATCCGCCGCGTGGCCGGCGCCGTGGTGGGCGACGAGAGCCACTGGGAGGCCGAGCACCTGCGCGGCCAGTGGGAGCGCTACGACCTGCTGTGGTGGTACGCGGCGCCGGTGGGCGCGCTGGGCTTCAACGACAACTGCGTGGACATCCTCGCCGTTCCGGGCGCCGCGCCCGGCCAGCCGCCGCGCATCACCGCCGAGCCCACATCCCGCTTCTACACGCTGGACAACCGGGCGGTCACCGTCGCGGCGGGACGGCCGCAGACGATGGACTTCGACCGCGGCGAGCCCGGCACGTTCGGCCACGCCCGCGCCTACGGCGAGATGCCGCTGGGCGCCGCGCAACGTCACGAGTCGTTCG is part of the Longimicrobiaceae bacterium genome and encodes:
- the dacB gene encoding D-alanyl-D-alanine carboxypeptidase/D-alanyl-D-alanine-endopeptidase, coding for MSIRSLSAPGVVRRLARPWAAAAALLLAAAVPRVGQAPRRPNVAPPPPRVTHRAQDAALAARIDSIVSRGPLARAHWGIEVRDAATGRALYRRDADRHFMPASNLKLVVAAAAARYLGPDFRYRTTIYGTGPVRDGVLHGDLVLYGRGDPTISGRYEARRTSIFEALADSLAARGIRRVAGAVVGDESHWEAEHLRGQWERYDLLWWYAAPVGALGFNDNCVDILAVPGAAPGQPPRITAEPTSRFYTLDNRAVTVAAGRPQTMDFDRGEPGTFGHARAYGEMPLGAAQRHESFAVEDPARYAATVFREVLAARGIAMDEPAVRVVSDPARSAAARATPLAEHLSQPLPKVLAPILLNSHNWFAEQLLKTLGREVRGSGSWDAGLALERDFLVREVGVDSSAFVLVD